CATTGTCATTTAAAGGTGTGGTGAGCCTGTCGCGCGCAAACGCCGCTTCTGCCTTTTGTAGCAACAGCTCCAGTTGTAACTGCTGCAGTGTTTGCTCTTGCGGTACCTGTGCCAAAAGCGCCCCAGCCTCTGCGCCAGGTGCGCGTGATAGGCGGTTTGCAGGCATCGCTTTCCCAGTGCCTGCGGCAGGCGGTAATTGCAACGACTCTGCGATATCAGCCTCCCAAGCGCTACCAGTAACAGCCTCGCCTAGCGGGCTTTGGCTTGGCGTTGCTTTGCGGTTCGGGTGCGCGTCACCCACTTCGGCAAGCGCTGGCAACTGGTTTGGATTACCGGCCAGCGTATTTTCATTGCCAGCGTTCAAGGCAAGTTGGGTACTTTGCGCTGCCGGTTTTAACCCGGCAACACCCTCTGTTACCTCGCTGGTAATGTCGCCGGGCGCTGTTTCGGCCTGCAATCGCTCAACCTGGCTTTGTGCACTTATAAAATGCTGGTGGGCTGCAAAGCTCAGTGCAAAGCAGCAAAGGCCACTGAGCATCAACCATTTTGGGCCGCGGTTGCCGGGATTTATGGCCAACACCTGTGCACCCTTGCCGGGCACAAAGGGTTGTAAATCTTCAGGCTGCAAAGATGGCTTGTTCATAAGGCGCCCCCGGCCATCAGGCTCGATGCCAAAATACCGCCTGCGCCCCCGAGCACCGGCCACAACCAATGGGCACCCAATGCACAGGCGCGGCCGGTGCGGGTGGCCTCTGGGGTATCTTGCAATGCTGTAGCCAGGTGCCGGCGCTGTACTTGGGTATCGCCCGCGTTAAACGCCACCAACATTGCCTTGTGGGCAAGTAAATTTACAAGCCTTGGGATCCCCGCCGACCCCACATAGAGCAAGAACAAACTGGCACTTGAGAATAACGGTGCCGACCGGCCGGCCGAGCAAAGGCGAAAGGCTACGTATTCATTGACCCCGGTGCGCGTTAGCGGTGTGAGCTTCGCTGAAAATACAATGCGCTGCGTAAGCTGACGCAGATCGGCCCGTGCAAGGGTAGTGTCCAGCTCCGGCTGGCCGATGAGTACTACCTGCAAAAGCTTGCGCTTATCGGTTTCAAGGTTGGTGAGCAGCCGCAGCGCCTCTAAAGTGTCGCGCGGCATGGCCTGGGCTTCATCAATGATTAACACCACCTGTTTGCCAGCCTTATTCAGCGCCAGCAAGCGGCGATAAATTGCACCCATCAGCTGGTATGCGGGCATAGACTCATGAAAATCCGCGCCCACTTCCACCGCCACAAAGCCCTTGAGTTCATTGGGTGTGAGGTAAGAGTTAGGGATGTATACCACCTGATAGCGGCTATCAAGTAACGAGAGCAGCTTGCGGCACAGCAGGGTTTTACCGGTACCTACTTCACCTACAATTTTTATAAAGCCCTCGTTATTTTGAATGGCGCCCTGCATGGTGTTGAGCGCGTTTCGATGGCTCAATTTATTGAAAAAAAACTGGGTGTCTGGCGTGAGAGCAAAGGGCTTTTCGTGCAGGCCAAAAAATTCGGTATACACAGGCTACTCCTTGTCGAATATTTCGCGGTAGGTGGCCCCTAGCGCGCGTACTCGCTCGTTGGATTGTTCTACATCGCGCTGATAGGTAGAGGCATCCACCACCGTGGGGCGCAGCAGTATTACCAGCTCCGTTTTAACTTTACGGTAATTTTTTTTGCTAAAAAATGCCCGCACGCCCGGCACACTGCCCAGCACCGGTGTCTTGCCGTCTACCTCTTCCAATGCCTCTTGCATCAAACCACCCAACACCACCACCTGGCCGCTTTCCGCGCGCACAATGCTGTCGCTTTCGCGAATATCCCTAACTGCCAATGGCAGTGAGAACTTTTCATCACCAATGGTGAGGTTTTTTTCCTGGTCTTTTACCTGGCTTACCACCGGGTGAATATGCAACACAATATCACCGGTGGCGGCAATTTGAGGGGTTACATCCAGAGCAATACCACTGAAGAAACTGGCCAACTCAATATTGGGCGTACTGGTGGTAGAAGATGCGTTAGAGGTGGTGTTACTGGAAAGCCCGGTTACGAAAAACTCATCAGACCCAACCCGAATCACTGCCTTTTGGTTGTTGACTGTAGAAATGCGCGGGCTGCTCAATACCTGCACGTTACCTTGCTCTTCCAACAGGTCTAGCAGTTGCGAAATATCATTCACTTTTATGAGCGAGGAGAACAACTCACCGGTTTCAGCAGCCTGGGTAATATTTGCAGGCGATTCAAACTCAGTAACATTGCGCGCCAGTAGCAATTGCCCGCCAATGGCATTCCAGTTAATACCGGCATCGAATTGATCACGCAGCCGCACCTCCAGGATTTTCGCCTCAATCACCACCTGGCGCTTAACGGTCATTTCCGAACGCTCCAGAAATTCGCGCACAGAAAATAGCTCGCCCGGCAGGGCCTTTACAATTACCATGCCCGCCTGGGGTGAAATCATCACGCGGCGCTGTTCGGTTTCGCCACCAATTATGGCCACCAGTGTTTCCCGCAGCGATGTCCAGAAATCTGTTTTGGAGAGCGTTTGCACCTGTGAGCCAGCCGACAGGTTGCCACCCTGCCCCTCACCGCCGAACATGCCCAACAGGTTGGGATTGGTAGAACCGGCCTGATTAGACGAGCCACCACTGTTATTTTGGCCATTGCCGGAACTGGAATCCATGCGGCCTACGGGCACAGAGGTATCCGAAATACCCACACGGCGTATATCCAAATAATTTATGGGAAACATTTCCGTGCGGTATTCGAGCGGGTAAATGGTATAGATACCGCCGCGCTCTTTAAATTCGTAGCCGTAAATATCGCGCGCCACTTCCAGCACTTCATGCACAGTCACGTGTTTAAGATTTAAACTGAGTGTGCCCTCAACACCCGGGTGCACCACCACATTGGTTTGGGTTCCGTCTATCAAGCCCAGAAAAAAATCCCGTGCCGGCACATTGCGCACAGACACATCAAAGCGCGGCTCCGTTGGCGCGGCCACACTGTGCTTACCCAGCAGCGTATCACTCACACTTGCAGGCACAGCTTTTGGGGCAGTTTTTTGTTGGGCTGCAACCACCGCTGCCATTTCCGCCTCAACGGGAAAATGCTCTTGCTTGGCGGCAGATGTACAACCCACCAGCAGCGCCGCGAGCACCACATAACCACCATAGAGCCCCCTGGCACCGGCTGATTTTGACGCAGTTGTCGTATTTCTAATCACCGTTCATCCTATGGCGTGGAATTCGCACGCTTTACCTGTTGATGTAATCGCAGCAAGGTTTCACCTTTGGCCGTTTGCAGGCGCACAAAATTGGGCTCAATGCGCACTACCCGGGCCTGGCTTACCCGATCACCTTCTCCCACCAGCTGGCCATTAATAATTGCACGCTTACGCTGTTGAGATATGAATATAGAACTTAACTGCCAGCCCTCTGCAACGGGCTTTGCAGGCTGGTAGTGCAGTGGTTGCGTGGGGTCTGAAAGCGCTGCCGCCCAAGGGGTTGATGGCAATACAACCATCGCAACCATCAACGCCTGCATACTTACCTTACGCACCGAAGTTGCCTCGTTCCGTGGTGAGGGTGTACACCTCAAGCTCTACCTTGGCGCTGGGGTAGCCTTCAACCACATAGCGCATTTCAGACCAAAAGAAACGCCAGTCGAGGGCCTCAAGGGCCACCAGATAATCAGCCACCTTGAAGTAACTGCCCGCCAAGGTGATTTTTACGCGATGTTTAAATACGCCGGTCACCAAATCTGCATTGGCATCTACAGATTCATCGTTGAGCTTTAGTTGCTCAATGGGCAGTGTCTGTAAACTCACAAGCCTTAATGAATCGGTTTTAAGCAGTACATTTTCCAATACACGGGGCAAATCCGCAGCGGCAATGAGCCCTACGCTGAGATTGGCCAGCTGATCATCAACCTGTTTTAAATCAAGCCTTGCCTGTGCCAGCTGGCGGCGCATTTCTGCATCGGGATCTTGGCTTTGTTTATTTTCAAGGTTGCGAATTTGCACAGTTTGGGATTGCAAGTCGTTTTCCAGCTGCTGCACCTGGGTTTCGAGACTTACAAATTTCGCTGTTTGGCTGCTGCCAATGAGCAGGCTCCAAAGGCCGTAGATAACAACCAGCGCCACACCCAATACCAATGCGCGTTCGCGCTGTGAAAGGGCTTCAAATTTGGCGCGATAGGATTTAAGGGCGTCCATTAGCGCCTCCTGCCAAGCTCACCTGTGCTTCGTGGCTCACCTGAAACTGCACAGCTTTGGGGCCGGTTCGTTCAATCAATAAATTGCCAAACACCGCCTGCTTGAACGCCGCCTCAAATTGCAGCCGTTGCAAATATTGCGGCACCGCCTCAGGTGTTTTTGCATTGCCCGCCAGGGCCACTTTCTGCCCGCCCATTAGCAGGCCAAACCCGGTTAGTGAAAGCTCGGGCTGGTGCTGGCGGGCCATGGCCATGAGTTGCTCTGAAAACCCCGCGCTATTGCCAAGGTTCTGGCGCTGAATAAGTTCATAAATGCGCTCGCGCCGGGCAAGCTCGGCACGGGTTTCATCCAGCTCACGCTGTAAGGTGGCAGCCTGGCTACGGGGCATATTCGCCAACAGCTCGTCTATGTGTTGTTGCCCTTGTGTAAACTCCGCCTGCAACTGGCCAAGCTCTGCTTTCAGCCGGTTGGATTCGAGCCAGTCGAACCCGCTCACCAACGCACACAACAGCACCACTGCAACCAAAGACGAAACCGCAGCTTGAGTGGTAATCAGTTCACGCTCTGGCTGTAGCTCCGGCAAATAAAGGTTTACTTGCTGCCAACTCATTGCACGGCCTCCCGGCGCAAGCTTGCACCAATCACAGACGCACAATGCTGCAAGATTGCCTCGTCGTACTGCTCATCTGGCGCTACCAAGTCCGCGATAGAAAGCACACTGAATTCAACGCCAAAAAAAGCCTGCCGCAGCGATTGGGTAATTTTGTCGGCCGTTACGTGCTCGCCATACAAACAAATTTGCGCTGGCGGCACCTGGCCAAGCTGGCGTTCGTAGTAATCAAATGAGCGCTGCAGCTCAAGAATGAGCGCATCTACGGGGAGGTCATCCAGCAGGCCACCGCTGTAGTTGAGCGCAAAGTTGCGCGACAAATACAGGCAGTCGTCTTTCACCAGCGTCATGGCGCCGCGACCTTCATCTATGTGTACCAATGCCACACCACGCGGGCCAGGTGCAGCAGCAAGTGCCAGGTTGCGCGACGACATTTCATCAATATCAATACTCGAAAGCTCGAGCTTCGCAGCCAGCACGGTATCAATAGCGGCGGTAATAAAATCGCGCTTGGCTACCACCGCATACACAAGCTTTTGCCCGGCCCGGCCGCAATCATCCGGCAGAGGCATCACGTCGATCACGGCATCTTCAAGGGGGAAGCTGATTAAATCTTTGACCTTCCACTTGATGGCGTCACGCAGCTCGTTGCCGGGCACCTTGGGTGCTTCCATCATAAACAGTTGGTAGCGCTCGGGCTCCAACACCAAATTACAGCCCACGCCGCCAAGGCTCAGGCCTTTCACGCGCTCGCTTAACAGGCGGCGACGCGCGGGCCAGTCGTCTTCAACCTCCAGGGTTTCACACACCTTTAGCCGCGCATTGGCGCCTTCGCCCATGCACAGCGCAAGATTCATTTGGCCTTCACGAAATTGCAGCCCGGCCAAACCCGGCGGCTTTGAGCGTGTCCACAAAGATTTCAGCAACTTGCCCCCAACCCTGTTAGTGGTTTATTTGGCAGG
This genomic stretch from Simiduia sp. 21SJ11W-1 harbors:
- the pilM gene encoding type IV pilus biogenesis protein PilM, with product MLKSLWTRSKPPGLAGLQFREGQMNLALCMGEGANARLKVCETLEVEDDWPARRRLLSERVKGLSLGGVGCNLVLEPERYQLFMMEAPKVPGNELRDAIKWKVKDLISFPLEDAVIDVMPLPDDCGRAGQKLVYAVVAKRDFITAAIDTVLAAKLELSSIDIDEMSSRNLALAAAPGPRGVALVHIDEGRGAMTLVKDDCLYLSRNFALNYSGGLLDDLPVDALILELQRSFDYYERQLGQVPPAQICLYGEHVTADKITQSLRQAFFGVEFSVLSIADLVAPDEQYDEAILQHCASVIGASLRREAVQ
- a CDS encoding ExeA family protein, translated to MYTEFFGLHEKPFALTPDTQFFFNKLSHRNALNTMQGAIQNNEGFIKIVGEVGTGKTLLCRKLLSLLDSRYQVVYIPNSYLTPNELKGFVAVEVGADFHESMPAYQLMGAIYRRLLALNKAGKQVVLIIDEAQAMPRDTLEALRLLTNLETDKRKLLQVVLIGQPELDTTLARADLRQLTQRIVFSAKLTPLTRTGVNEYVAFRLCSAGRSAPLFSSASLFLLYVGSAGIPRLVNLLAHKAMLVAFNAGDTQVQRRHLATALQDTPEATRTGRACALGAHWLWPVLGGAGGILASSLMAGGAL
- a CDS encoding MSHA biogenesis protein MshK, whose product is MRKVSMQALMVAMVVLPSTPWAAALSDPTQPLHYQPAKPVAEGWQLSSIFISQQRKRAIINGQLVGEGDRVSQARVVRIEPNFVRLQTAKGETLLRLHQQVKRANSTP
- the mshL gene encoding pilus (MSHA type) biogenesis protein MshL, producing MIRNTTTASKSAGARGLYGGYVVLAALLVGCTSAAKQEHFPVEAEMAAVVAAQQKTAPKAVPASVSDTLLGKHSVAAPTEPRFDVSVRNVPARDFFLGLIDGTQTNVVVHPGVEGTLSLNLKHVTVHEVLEVARDIYGYEFKERGGIYTIYPLEYRTEMFPINYLDIRRVGISDTSVPVGRMDSSSGNGQNNSGGSSNQAGSTNPNLLGMFGGEGQGGNLSAGSQVQTLSKTDFWTSLRETLVAIIGGETEQRRVMISPQAGMVIVKALPGELFSVREFLERSEMTVKRQVVIEAKILEVRLRDQFDAGINWNAIGGQLLLARNVTEFESPANITQAAETGELFSSLIKVNDISQLLDLLEEQGNVQVLSSPRISTVNNQKAVIRVGSDEFFVTGLSSNTTSNASSTTSTPNIELASFFSGIALDVTPQIAATGDIVLHIHPVVSQVKDQEKNLTIGDEKFSLPLAVRDIRESDSIVRAESGQVVVLGGLMQEALEEVDGKTPVLGSVPGVRAFFSKKNYRKVKTELVILLRPTVVDASTYQRDVEQSNERVRALGATYREIFDKE